One Panicum virgatum strain AP13 chromosome 3N, P.virgatum_v5, whole genome shotgun sequence DNA segment encodes these proteins:
- the LOC120666040 gene encoding quinolinate synthase, chloroplastic-like, translating to MDTATASLFAPAAAAKPRCVLRPLHVPRGILPPRSQPRGPLAVRCAHSRAPPPPPPPPLPRADSSEAAADAHPRLRLRRLAEEFRALPSDADRARRLLSLASALPRLPEPDRAPGNRVMGCVARVWLAARCDGGGRMRFAADSDSELSRGYCAFLVAALDGATPEEVLAVDPADPGLAPLGAGMAAARSRASTWHNVLVAMQKRARAAIAAREGRHLGEPFPSLVIARGGAVRAHGTYAEAQAMFLSPDESKVSELVNILMEKKIGVVAHFYMDPEVQGILTAAKKQWPHIHISDSLVMADSTVKMAEAGCDYITVLGVDFMSENVRAILDQAGFNKVGVYRMSSEQIGCSLADAASSSEYTHFLREASGSFPSLHVIYINTSLETKAHAHELVPTITCTSSNVVPTILQAFAQIPDLNVWYGPDSYMGANIADLFQRMATMSDEEIAKIHPDHNRKSINSLLPRLHYYQDGNCMVHDMFGHEVVEKIKEQYCDAFLTAHFEVPGEMFSLAMEAKPRGMGVVGSTQNILDFIKDHLKGALDRNVDEHLQFVLGTESGMITSIVAAVRELLDMYNSSQERANIEVEIVFPVSADAVSINGSHHVGSSVAGLDNLTVVPGVSSGEGCSINGGCASCPYMKMNTLGSLLKICRQLPDKDNKLSLYQASRFNVKTPLGKSVAEVGCEPILHMRHFQATKRLSDKLVHQVVHGNGEEPS from the exons ATGgacaccgccaccgcctccctcttcgcccccgccgcagccgccaaGCCCCGCTGCGTGCTCCGTCCCCTCCATGTTCCCCGCGGCATCCTCCCTCCCCGCTCCCAACCCCGCGGCCCCCTAGCAGTCCGCTGCGCCCACTCCcgagcccctccccctccccctcccccgcccctcccgcgcgccgacagctccgaggccgccgccgacgcgcaccCGCGGCTCCGCCTGCGCCGGCTCGCCGAAGAGTTCCGCGCGCTTCCGTCCGACGCGGACCGCGCGCGCCGGCTCCTCTCCCTCGCGTCCGCGCTCCCGCGGCTCCCGGAGCCCGACCGCGCCCCGGGCAACCGCGTCATGGGCTGCGTCGCGCGGGTGTGGCTCGCCGCccgctgcgacggcggcggccggatgcGATTCGCGGCCGACTCCGACTCGGAGCTCTCGCGCGGGTACTGCGCCTTCCTCGTCGCCGCGCTCGACGGGGCCACGCCCGAGGAggtgctcgccgtcgaccccgcCGACCCCGGCCTCGCGCCGCTCGGGGCCGGAATGGCGGCGGCTCGGTCGCGGGCCAGCACCTGGCACAACGTGCTCGTCGCCATGCAGAAGCGGGCGCGGGCGGCCATCGCCGCGCGCGAGGGCAGGCACCTCGGTGAGCCGTTCCCGTCGCTCGTcatcgcgcgcggcggcgccgtgcgcgcgcacgGGACCTACGCCGAGGCCCAG GCAATGTTTTTATCCCCCGATGAGTCCAAGGTTTCAGAACTTGTGAATATCCTTATGGAGAAAAAAATTGGTGTTGTTGCACACTTTTATATGGATCCTGAGGTGCAAGGCATACTCACTGCTGCAAAGAAACAGTGGCCCCACATCCATATATCAGATTCCTTAGTAATGGCAGATAGCACTGTTAAAATGGCTGAAGCAGGATGCGACTATATTACAGTACTAGGTGTTGACTTCATGTCAGAAAATGTTCGGGCAATACTTGATCAAGCAGGATTTAATAAG GTTGGTGTTTATAGAATGTCCAGTGAACAGATTGGCTGTTCGTTAGCTGATGCTGCATCAAGTTCTGAGTATACTCATTTTTTGAGGGAAGCGTCAGGATCTTTTCCTTCTTTGCATGTTATTTACATCAATACTTCTCTGGAAACAAAAGCCCATGCTCATGAACTTGTTCCTACAATTACCTGTACCTCTTCTAATGTTGTTCCAACTATTCTACAG GCATTTGCCCAAATACCAGATCTTAATGTCTGGTATGGTCCTGATTCATATATGGGTGCGAACATAGCAGATCTATTTCAGAGAATGGCTACCATGTCAGATGAAGAAATCGCAAAAATACATCCAGATCACAACAGGAAATCTATAAATTCATTATTGCCACGTCTGCACTACTACCAG GATGGTAACTGTATGGTTCATGACATGTTTGGCCATGAGGTTGTGGAGAAAATAAAGGAACAATATTGTGATGCATTTCTGACAGCACACTTTGAGGTCCCTGGAGAAATGTTCTCTTTGGCAATGGAAGCAAAACCAAGGGGAATGGGAGTTGTCGGATCCACTCAGAACATATTAGATTTCATCAAGGATCATCTGAAGGGAGCTCTGGACAGAAATGTAGATGAACATCTTCAGTTTGTCTTAGGAACAGAATCAGGGATGATCACTTCGATTGTTGCTGCTGTTCGGGAATTACTTGATATGTATAATTCTTCTCAGGAGAGAGCAAATATTGAAGTAGAAATTGTGTTcccagtttcagcagatgctgTTTCTATCAATGGTTCACATCATGTTGGTTCTTCAGTAGCTGGTTTAGACAATCTTACTGTTGTCCCTGGTGTGAGTTCTGGTGAAGGTTGCTCCATTAATGGAGGCTGTGCCTCATGCCCCTACATGAAG ATGAATACCCTGGGGTCGCTACTTAAGATATGCCGTCAGCTTCCTGATAAAGATAACAAATTATCTCTATATCAAGCAAGCAGATTTAATGTTAAGACTCCTCTTGGAAAATCGGTTGCAGAGGTTGGGTGTGAGCCTATTTTGCATATGAGGCATTTCCAG GCAACAAAGAGGTTATCCGACAAGCTTGTTCACCAGGTTGTCCATGGTAATGGAGAGGAACCTTCATGA